In one window of Prosthecobacter fusiformis DNA:
- a CDS encoding co-chaperone GroES → MATAITPLGRRVLLKRSISEEKTAGGIFLPDTAKEKPQEAEVLALGTGKDDEGKDVSTLFTVKAGDKVLISKYGGTEVKVNGEDLLIVNETDILGIIA, encoded by the coding sequence ATGGCTACCGCAATCACCCCGCTTGGACGCCGCGTCCTCCTCAAGCGCTCCATCAGCGAAGAAAAAACCGCCGGTGGGATCTTCCTCCCCGACACCGCCAAAGAAAAGCCACAGGAAGCTGAAGTGCTCGCCCTTGGCACTGGCAAAGATGACGAAGGCAAAGACGTCAGCACTCTTTTCACCGTGAAGGCTGGCGACAAAGTGCTCATCTCCAAGTACGGCGGCACCGAAGTCAAGGTCAACGGTGAGGACCTCCTCATCGTCAACGAAACCGACATCCTCGGTATCATCGCCTAA
- the groL gene encoding chaperonin GroEL (60 kDa chaperone family; promotes refolding of misfolded polypeptides especially under stressful conditions; forms two stacked rings of heptamers to form a barrel-shaped 14mer; ends can be capped by GroES; misfolded proteins enter the barrel where they are refolded when GroES binds) produces MAKQLHFDESARQALLRGVTKLARAVKATLGPAGRNVILEKKFGSPTITKDGVTVAKEIELPDPYENMGAQLIKEVSSKTSDIAGDGTTTATVLAEAIYSEGLRNVTAGANPTSLQRGILKATEAIVAKLKEISTPVKDSKEVAQVATVSANWDTAIGNIIAEAMDKVGKEGTITVEEAKSIETTLDVVEGMQFDKGYLSPYFVTDPESMEANLESAYILIHEKKISSLKDMLPLLEKVARSGKPLLIIAEDVEGEALATLVVNKLRGTLNIVAVKAPGFGDRRKAMLEDIAILTGGRCITEDLGIKLENIELSDLGQAKRLTIGKESTVIVEGEGGSEAISGRVSQIKRQIEETTSDYDREKLQERLAKLAGGVAVINVGAATETEMKEKKARVEDALHATRAAVEEGIVPGGGVALIRAQAAIGDLGLVGDEKTGAEIVARAIEAPLRQLAANAGVEGALIVAEVKKGTGNHGYNVATGKYEDLIKAGVVDPAKVTRSALQNAASISGLLLTTECLIADIPKEEKADAGHAHDHGGMM; encoded by the coding sequence ATGGCTAAACAACTCCACTTCGACGAATCCGCACGTCAGGCTCTCCTGCGCGGCGTCACCAAACTCGCCCGCGCTGTCAAGGCTACCCTTGGCCCTGCTGGCCGTAACGTCATCCTCGAGAAGAAATTCGGTTCCCCTACGATCACCAAAGACGGTGTCACCGTGGCCAAGGAAATCGAACTTCCTGATCCTTATGAAAACATGGGCGCCCAGCTCATCAAGGAAGTCTCCTCCAAGACTTCTGACATCGCTGGTGACGGCACCACGACTGCAACGGTCCTGGCTGAAGCCATCTATTCCGAAGGTCTCCGCAACGTGACCGCCGGCGCTAACCCGACCTCCCTGCAGCGCGGTATCCTCAAGGCTACTGAAGCTATCGTGGCCAAGCTGAAGGAAATCAGCACTCCGGTGAAGGACAGCAAGGAAGTGGCCCAGGTCGCAACCGTGTCCGCCAACTGGGACACCGCTATCGGCAACATCATCGCCGAAGCCATGGACAAAGTGGGCAAGGAAGGCACGATCACGGTCGAAGAAGCCAAGTCCATCGAAACCACCCTCGACGTCGTCGAAGGCATGCAGTTCGACAAAGGCTACCTGTCCCCTTACTTCGTCACGGATCCTGAGTCCATGGAAGCGAACCTTGAGTCCGCTTACATCCTCATCCACGAGAAGAAGATCAGCAGCCTGAAGGACATGCTTCCTCTGCTTGAGAAAGTGGCCCGCTCCGGCAAGCCTCTCCTCATCATCGCTGAAGACGTGGAAGGCGAAGCTCTTGCGACCCTGGTCGTGAACAAGCTCCGTGGCACGCTCAACATCGTGGCTGTGAAGGCTCCTGGTTTCGGCGACCGCCGCAAGGCCATGCTGGAAGACATCGCCATCCTCACCGGTGGCCGCTGCATCACCGAAGACCTCGGCATCAAGCTTGAGAACATCGAGCTTTCCGACCTCGGCCAGGCCAAGCGCCTCACGATCGGCAAAGAAAGCACCGTCATCGTCGAAGGCGAAGGCGGCAGCGAAGCCATCTCCGGCCGCGTCAGCCAGATCAAGCGCCAGATCGAAGAAACCACCAGCGACTACGACCGTGAGAAGCTCCAGGAGCGTCTTGCCAAGCTGGCCGGTGGTGTGGCCGTCATCAACGTCGGTGCTGCTACCGAAACAGAGATGAAGGAAAAGAAAGCCCGTGTGGAAGACGCCCTTCACGCCACCCGCGCTGCGGTGGAAGAAGGCATTGTTCCTGGCGGTGGTGTCGCACTCATCCGCGCTCAGGCCGCCATCGGCGATCTGGGTCTGGTGGGTGACGAAAAAACCGGTGCTGAAATCGTGGCTCGCGCTATCGAAGCTCCTCTCCGTCAGCTGGCTGCCAATGCCGGCGTCGAAGGCGCTCTGATCGTCGCTGAAGTCAAGAAAGGCACAGGTAACCATGGCTACAACGTGGCCACTGGCAAATATGAAGACCTGATCAAAGCTGGTGTCGTTGACCCAGCCAAGGTGACTCGTAGCGCTCTCCAGAACGCTGCTTCCATCTCCGGTCTGCTTCTGACCACTGAGTGCCTCATCGCTGACATTCCGAAGGAAGAGAAGGCTGACGCAGGTCACGCCCACGACCACGGTGGCATGATGTAA
- a CDS encoding putative quorum-sensing-regulated virulence factor, with product MDDLAAQMQRDFEEIGRTHMPFGKYGPQHHPPYGVPIYDIPAEYLGWFANKAGFPKGRLGTLLKMVHQMKVDGSDIVFDVFRKQRGGPTRLRPERKKRFDFPDAG from the coding sequence ATGGATGACTTGGCCGCCCAGATGCAGCGTGATTTTGAAGAGATCGGGCGGACGCACATGCCTTTTGGAAAGTATGGCCCCCAGCACCATCCTCCGTATGGCGTGCCCATCTATGACATCCCGGCGGAATACCTGGGCTGGTTTGCTAACAAAGCAGGGTTTCCCAAAGGACGGCTGGGCACACTTTTGAAAATGGTGCACCAGATGAAAGTGGACGGTTCAGACATCGTCTTTGATGTCTTCCGCAAACAGCGCGGTGGACCCACCCGGCTGCGTCCAGAAAGAAAGAAGCGTTTTGATTTTCCTGACGCCGGTTAG
- a CDS encoding bifunctional 4-hydroxy-2-oxoglutarate aldolase/2-dehydro-3-deoxy-phosphogluconate aldolase → MNETFDLLAQHRVIPTVVIDDQRAAKPLSDALVEGGLPIVEVMLRTPDSLAALERIIDRRDMIVGAGTVTTLAQFDAAWRLGARFIVTPGLDENILRHATRRDLLVIPGAVTPTEIMQAQNLGVKMVKFFPSHVFGGMAAIEALAGPFSQMKFLPTGGIHLENLASYLQNPSVFACGGSWMAKREWVQQGEWEKIRQASIQTVKTVCTGI, encoded by the coding sequence ATGAACGAGACATTTGATCTCCTCGCCCAGCACCGCGTCATTCCCACGGTGGTCATTGATGATCAAAGGGCCGCTAAACCACTATCGGATGCTTTGGTGGAAGGCGGTCTTCCCATCGTTGAGGTAATGCTGCGAACACCGGATTCACTCGCCGCCCTGGAGCGGATCATCGACAGGCGTGACATGATCGTGGGTGCGGGGACAGTGACGACGCTAGCCCAATTTGATGCGGCTTGGCGGCTGGGTGCACGCTTCATTGTGACTCCGGGTCTGGATGAAAACATTCTGCGTCATGCTACGCGGCGGGATCTGCTGGTCATTCCAGGTGCGGTTACACCGACGGAGATCATGCAGGCGCAGAACTTGGGCGTCAAAATGGTGAAATTTTTCCCCAGTCATGTCTTCGGTGGCATGGCTGCCATCGAAGCCTTGGCAGGGCCGTTTTCACAAATGAAATTTCTTCCGACAGGCGGCATTCATCTTGAAAATCTGGCCTCGTATTTACAAAATCCTAGTGTCTTTGCCTGTGGCGGGAGCTGGATGGCCAAGCGGGAATGGGTGCAACAAGGTGAATGGGAAAAGATCCGCCAGGCCAGCATTCAAACGGTGAAGACGGTGTGCACAGGGATATAA
- the nagB gene encoding glucosamine-6-phosphate deaminase, translated as MSRRTLAESYEHVPTHIFPSSGIAAKALAEEVRALIEERAKEGKNVVLGMATGSTPVPFYRELIRLHKEEGLSFKNVITFNLDEYYGLSGDHPESYACFMREQIFDHIDIPKANINIPSGLVPGDQVFAHCREYEEKMDAVGGIDFQILGIGRTGHIGFNEPGSSRDSLTRRITLDRVTRQDAAADFRGEENVPHFAITMGVGTILRGKKLVLMAWGENKAEMVAKAVEGPVTEAISASFLQDHPDARFFIDSGASRELTRVKLPWLVGPVSWTPRETRRAVCWQAFKTNRPVLKLTDEHYNEHGLSDLLSEQGPAYQLNIRIFNQLQHTITGWPGGKPNEDDTYRPERATPYPKRVLVFSPEPQDAIVAMGSTIERLVEQGHDVRIVALTSGSLRIADSEADKFAGTLLELAGIVKDSPAWQNQTAYAREVLRLLEEKGEFGEDTPVLRQLKGLILRGELRDAAHACCVGNDHVTFLDLPFYEQGRYRRFKSCEADVDALTSLLREHKPHQIYATGDAADPSSVAGICFKILEKTLKTCRGEEWAGSASLWLYRGKEKPLAAHEIDMAVPLSPMQLGRKGRALSRYGSLSSLELSSPESNRENARHYDALGLAEYEAIETFQRWSRV; from the coding sequence ATGTCCCGCCGCACCCTAGCTGAGTCCTACGAGCACGTCCCGACGCATATTTTCCCCAGTTCTGGCATTGCTGCCAAGGCCCTGGCTGAGGAAGTGAGGGCGCTGATTGAAGAACGGGCGAAAGAGGGGAAAAACGTGGTGCTGGGGATGGCCACAGGTTCTACGCCGGTGCCTTTTTATCGGGAGCTGATCCGCCTGCACAAGGAGGAAGGGCTGAGTTTCAAAAACGTCATCACCTTCAACCTGGACGAATATTATGGCCTGAGCGGTGACCACCCGGAAAGCTATGCCTGCTTCATGCGGGAACAGATTTTTGATCACATCGACATCCCAAAGGCGAACATCAATATCCCGAGTGGCCTAGTCCCGGGAGATCAAGTTTTCGCCCACTGCCGTGAGTATGAAGAAAAAATGGACGCAGTAGGCGGCATTGATTTTCAAATTCTGGGGATTGGCCGAACGGGTCACATCGGCTTTAACGAACCGGGATCCAGCCGGGATTCCTTGACGCGCCGCATCACACTGGACCGGGTGACCCGCCAGGATGCAGCTGCTGATTTCCGCGGTGAGGAAAATGTGCCGCACTTTGCCATCACCATGGGGGTGGGCACCATTCTACGGGGCAAGAAGCTCGTCCTCATGGCCTGGGGGGAAAACAAGGCCGAGATGGTGGCCAAAGCGGTGGAGGGACCCGTGACCGAAGCCATTTCCGCCTCCTTCCTGCAAGACCATCCGGATGCTCGCTTCTTTATTGACAGTGGTGCTTCACGGGAGCTGACGCGAGTGAAGCTGCCCTGGCTGGTGGGACCGGTTTCCTGGACGCCGAGGGAGACACGCCGCGCCGTCTGCTGGCAGGCTTTTAAAACCAATCGACCGGTGCTGAAGCTGACCGATGAGCACTACAATGAGCATGGTCTGAGCGATTTGCTCTCCGAGCAGGGGCCGGCCTACCAACTCAACATCCGCATCTTTAACCAGCTCCAGCACACCATCACCGGCTGGCCGGGGGGCAAGCCGAACGAGGACGATACTTACCGTCCAGAACGTGCGACCCCTTATCCGAAGCGGGTGCTCGTCTTCAGTCCTGAACCCCAGGATGCCATCGTGGCCATGGGCAGCACCATTGAGCGACTGGTGGAGCAAGGCCATGACGTGCGGATCGTGGCTCTGACCAGCGGCAGTTTGCGCATTGCCGACAGTGAGGCGGACAAATTTGCCGGTACACTTTTGGAACTGGCAGGGATTGTCAAAGACAGTCCTGCCTGGCAGAACCAAACAGCCTATGCACGTGAGGTACTGCGCCTGCTGGAGGAGAAGGGTGAATTTGGCGAAGACACCCCCGTCCTGCGCCAGCTCAAAGGTCTGATCCTGCGAGGTGAACTACGCGATGCTGCCCATGCATGCTGTGTGGGCAATGACCATGTGACTTTCCTGGACCTGCCCTTCTACGAGCAAGGGCGTTACCGTCGGTTCAAGAGTTGTGAAGCGGATGTCGATGCATTGACCTCTCTGCTGCGGGAGCACAAGCCACATCAGATCTATGCCACCGGTGATGCAGCCGACCCGAGCAGCGTGGCAGGCATCTGCTTCAAGATTTTAGAGAAAACGCTCAAGACCTGCCGGGGCGAAGAGTGGGCGGGCAGCGCCAGCCTATGGCTCTACAGGGGCAAGGAAAAGCCGCTGGCAGCGCACGAGATCGACATGGCGGTACCGCTAAGCCCGATGCAGCTCGGGCGCAAAGGTCGTGCGCTTTCCCGCTACGGCTCGCTTTCCAGCCTTGAACTCTCGTCTCCAGAATCCAACCGCGAAAACGCCCGCCATTACGATGCACTCGGCCTCGCTGAATACGAGGCCATCGAGACATTTCAGAGGTGGAGCCGGGTATAA
- a CDS encoding Dabb family protein gives MIAYLSLYKLRPEVTEEKLEDMMSRARMALLRVPEVLTVKTGKRVNPNDPFPWFVYLEVESMDKLAICQDDPHYIKFREEVLKPNVAEQDATAFEMEPRKNVKYS, from the coding sequence ATGATCGCCTATCTCAGCCTCTACAAACTCAGGCCGGAGGTTACTGAAGAAAAATTGGAGGACATGATGTCCCGCGCACGCATGGCCCTCCTGCGGGTGCCGGAAGTGCTCACTGTTAAAACCGGCAAGCGCGTCAACCCCAACGATCCCTTTCCCTGGTTCGTTTATCTGGAAGTGGAGAGCATGGACAAGCTGGCCATCTGCCAGGATGACCCCCATTACATCAAATTCCGTGAGGAAGTCCTGAAGCCCAACGTGGCCGAGCAGGACGCCACCGCCTTTGAGATGGAGCCTCGAAAGAACGTTAAGTATTCCTAA
- a CDS encoding NADH-quinone oxidoreductase subunit A: MIENYLPVLLQVVLAGGFAGVTLLVSVLFGKSAKRTAIKDSSYECGMLPLMEGQPRFSVKFYVVAMLFVLFDIEVVFLYPGAIIYKDYLATFGLGIAWAALGFISILGVAFLYAWRKGVLDWKN, from the coding sequence ATGATTGAGAATTATCTCCCCGTCCTTCTTCAAGTCGTCCTCGCGGGCGGGTTTGCCGGTGTCACCCTTCTGGTATCGGTTTTGTTTGGAAAATCCGCCAAGCGCACAGCCATTAAAGACAGCTCCTATGAGTGCGGGATGCTGCCGCTGATGGAAGGCCAGCCCCGCTTCAGCGTGAAGTTTTACGTCGTGGCGATGCTCTTCGTGCTTTTTGATATCGAAGTCGTCTTTCTCTATCCAGGAGCCATCATCTATAAGGATTACCTGGCCACTTTTGGCCTTGGTATTGCCTGGGCAGCTCTCGGTTTCATCAGCATCCTCGGTGTGGCCTTCCTGTATGCCTGGCGCAAAGGTGTGCTGGATTGGAAGAACTGA
- a CDS encoding DJ-1/PfpI family protein, with translation MALFCFEVQAADTKASAKDGKTLTLGVLLFPGFELLDAYGPLELWGNMKQRVSIVTISQKIGPISSAQGPQTVATHDYATAPPLDLLLVPGGFGAFKALQDETTLSWLRERSGSARLTMSVCNGASILAAAGLLDGRPATTNKAYWKAATRYGNNVKWVPQARWVDDGSIVTSSGVSAGIDMTLHVISRLFTLRLAEKMADEIEHEWHRDSSWDPFAVKNGLVPAH, from the coding sequence ATGGCTCTTTTCTGCTTCGAAGTACAGGCCGCAGATACCAAGGCCTCCGCCAAGGATGGCAAAACCTTGACACTCGGCGTCCTGCTTTTTCCCGGGTTCGAGCTATTGGATGCGTATGGCCCTCTTGAGCTTTGGGGCAATATGAAACAACGGGTAAGCATCGTCACCATCTCCCAGAAGATAGGTCCGATCTCCAGTGCCCAAGGCCCGCAAACAGTTGCCACGCATGACTACGCAACCGCGCCACCGCTGGATCTACTCCTCGTCCCAGGAGGTTTTGGAGCGTTCAAAGCATTGCAGGATGAAACCACGCTCTCTTGGCTGAGGGAACGTTCAGGAAGCGCACGGCTCACGATGTCTGTTTGCAACGGTGCCTCCATCCTCGCCGCCGCAGGGCTGCTGGACGGTCGCCCCGCCACCACCAACAAAGCCTATTGGAAAGCCGCTACCCGCTATGGAAACAACGTCAAATGGGTGCCGCAGGCACGTTGGGTAGATGATGGTAGCATCGTCACTTCTTCCGGTGTTTCCGCAGGCATCGACATGACTCTCCACGTTATCAGCCGCCTCTTCACCTTGCGGCTGGCTGAAAAGATGGCGGATGAAATTGAGCACGAGTGGCATCGCGATTCTTCGTGGGATCCCTTCGCGGTCAAGAACGGACTGGTGCCTGCGCACTGA
- a CDS encoding NAD(P)/FAD-dependent oxidoreductase, translating to MTPTESAALKRPQKVLILGGGFAGLSCAKALTNPDFQVTLVDRWNHHLFQPLLYQVATAGLSTTEIAQPLRSILSDHKNVTTLMDEVVRIDLEGKQVITKERTLPYDHLVIALGAKTGFFGRNEWEPFTFGLKSLDDAMRIRREVLLAYEKAEAANDPAETARLLTMVVVGGGPTGVEMAGSLAELARVVLRDDFRHIDPTQSNVHLIEAGPKLLPVFPDKLTNYTREHLEDMGVKVHLNCPVSEMGPGYVIAGDQRIEANIIVWAAGVEASPVTKTLAGVPLDRGGRIQVQPDLSLPDYPQVYAAGDLVSLTDVNKVRVPGVCPAAIQMGQHIAKVIQDGDRIPYAYWDKGSMATIGRKAAVATFKGMNFRGFFAWLMWLFVHLLFLVGMRNRAAVFLHWVWSYFTWQRGARIILNRDE from the coding sequence ATGACCCCCACTGAATCCGCTGCCCTGAAGCGTCCCCAAAAAGTGCTGATTCTGGGGGGCGGTTTTGCCGGCTTGTCTTGCGCGAAGGCGCTGACAAATCCGGACTTTCAGGTGACCCTGGTGGACCGATGGAATCATCATCTTTTTCAGCCTTTGCTGTATCAGGTAGCGACAGCGGGCCTTTCCACCACGGAGATCGCTCAGCCACTGCGTTCCATTCTATCTGACCACAAGAATGTGACCACGCTGATGGATGAGGTTGTGCGCATCGACCTAGAAGGGAAACAGGTGATCACCAAGGAGCGCACGCTGCCCTATGATCACCTGGTCATCGCCCTGGGTGCTAAAACGGGTTTCTTTGGGCGCAATGAATGGGAACCCTTTACCTTTGGACTCAAAAGCCTGGATGATGCCATGCGCATCCGCCGGGAAGTGCTGCTGGCCTATGAGAAAGCCGAGGCTGCTAACGACCCTGCCGAGACGGCCAGGCTGCTGACGATGGTAGTCGTGGGTGGTGGGCCGACGGGGGTGGAAATGGCCGGATCCCTGGCTGAGCTGGCGCGGGTGGTCCTGCGTGATGATTTCCGCCACATTGATCCTACCCAATCCAATGTGCACCTAATCGAAGCGGGGCCCAAGCTGCTGCCGGTTTTCCCCGATAAACTGACGAATTACACCCGCGAACACCTCGAGGACATGGGCGTCAAGGTTCACCTAAACTGTCCAGTTAGCGAAATGGGCCCAGGTTATGTGATCGCTGGAGACCAGCGGATCGAGGCGAACATCATCGTCTGGGCTGCCGGGGTGGAAGCGAGCCCGGTCACTAAAACGCTGGCCGGTGTTCCTCTGGACCGGGGTGGCCGCATCCAGGTGCAGCCGGATCTCAGCCTACCGGACTATCCCCAAGTTTATGCGGCAGGGGATCTGGTGAGCCTGACGGATGTGAACAAAGTGAGAGTCCCAGGGGTCTGCCCTGCAGCCATCCAGATGGGCCAGCACATCGCCAAAGTGATTCAAGATGGAGACCGCATCCCTTACGCCTATTGGGATAAGGGCAGCATGGCCACGATCGGCCGCAAGGCAGCGGTGGCCACTTTTAAAGGGATGAATTTTCGCGGCTTCTTCGCCTGGCTGATGTGGCTCTTCGTCCACCTGCTGTTCCTCGTCGGCATGAGAAACCGCGCCGCCGTTTTCCTGCACTGGGTGTGGTCTTATTTCACTTGGCAGCGGGGCGCACGGATCATCCTGAACCGGGACGAATAA
- a CDS encoding acetylxylan esterase yields the protein MIRCLLFLFLTLSLDAQTAKTPALVIKAVTDRPDAFYKVGETVKFDITVSQQGKPLSQGKVLCSLSKDGVEPRRTETLDLQNGIASLTGTLGEPGFLHLRVSTPEKPEFAQAGAAFSPLEIAPSLPAPDDFDAFWTAQKDALAQVKMQFTLTAVKSPAAQVEAFDAQVTCLGAPVSGYFGKPQGATPKSCPAILFVHGAGVGDSTLGALAWSAREGGMLSMDINAHGLPNGKPKAFYEEQATGALANYRYQGRNDREQCYFKGMFLRVIRALDFLTAQPEWDGRTLIVYGGSQGGFQAFAAAGLDPRVTFFCAGVPAGCDHTGSVVGRINGWPKLVEFTDGQPSAAGLETARYFDNVNFATRARCKGAAVTVGFIDTVCPPTSVYAAYNALTIPKNIFTMPLTGHKSSSEASTFLTEAALAHVRAMRGN from the coding sequence ATGATCCGCTGTCTCCTGTTCCTATTTCTCACTCTTTCCCTCGACGCCCAGACGGCTAAGACACCCGCTCTGGTGATCAAGGCAGTGACAGACCGGCCAGATGCCTTTTACAAAGTCGGAGAGACCGTGAAATTCGACATCACCGTCAGTCAGCAGGGAAAACCCTTATCCCAAGGCAAGGTGCTCTGCAGCCTGTCCAAGGATGGTGTCGAGCCACGGCGAACTGAAACTCTGGACCTTCAAAATGGCATAGCCAGCCTTACAGGAACACTAGGTGAACCAGGTTTTCTTCACCTGCGGGTCAGCACCCCTGAAAAGCCCGAATTTGCCCAAGCTGGCGCTGCATTCAGCCCGCTTGAAATTGCCCCCAGCCTGCCAGCACCTGATGATTTTGATGCTTTTTGGACGGCCCAAAAAGACGCACTGGCCCAGGTGAAGATGCAATTCACTCTCACGGCGGTGAAGAGTCCGGCAGCCCAAGTGGAGGCCTTCGACGCGCAGGTCACCTGTCTGGGAGCGCCTGTTTCCGGCTACTTTGGTAAACCGCAAGGCGCTACCCCCAAGAGCTGCCCTGCCATCCTCTTTGTCCATGGAGCAGGTGTAGGTGACTCCACCCTTGGTGCCCTGGCGTGGTCTGCGCGTGAAGGCGGAATGCTTTCCATGGACATCAATGCGCATGGCCTGCCGAATGGCAAACCGAAGGCTTTCTACGAAGAGCAGGCTACCGGTGCCTTGGCCAATTACCGCTACCAGGGAAGGAATGACCGTGAGCAATGCTACTTTAAAGGCATGTTTCTGAGAGTCATCCGGGCGCTGGATTTCCTCACCGCACAACCTGAATGGGACGGCCGGACATTGATCGTTTATGGGGGCAGCCAGGGAGGATTCCAGGCCTTTGCAGCCGCAGGTCTGGATCCTCGGGTGACTTTCTTTTGCGCCGGGGTTCCTGCGGGCTGTGACCACACCGGCAGTGTTGTCGGCCGCATCAACGGCTGGCCGAAGCTGGTGGAATTTACTGACGGCCAGCCATCTGCAGCAGGCCTGGAAACGGCACGTTACTTTGATAACGTCAACTTCGCCACCCGTGCCCGGTGCAAAGGGGCCGCAGTGACCGTCGGCTTCATCGATACCGTCTGCCCGCCTACCAGCGTGTATGCGGCTTATAATGCCCTGACCATTCCGAAAAACATTTTCACCATGCCCCTGACCGGGCACAAGAGCAGTTCGGAAGCCAGCACCTTCCTGACAGAGGCCGCCCTGGCCCATGTGCGGGCCATGCGGGGAAACTGA